One window of Sphingobacteriales bacterium genomic DNA carries:
- a CDS encoding DUF3298 domain-containing protein has translation MINHLRFFAGFYSCLLVLHFLVFLNSCNFAGYTIQTVSLNEDHVNPIYKIEASLPKLTGHNDSIVQQKINEAVAYYIQSQILQFKEDIKISQSNPERKDKTGKAGELNIETKIGLKQKNLVSIKVTTFYRNVEAAYPEYLEHGFTFDARNGELLTLDRIFHSESDYLNKLSEYIKPRIAEQKKASGFPVDSLMLAEATLPNSKNFNNFLIYQDRITFFFPYYLISTQKQSDVWIEIPYKEIKPLILKQYRW, from the coding sequence ATGATTAACCATCTCCGTTTTTTTGCAGGTTTTTATTCTTGTTTGTTGGTTCTCCATTTTCTTGTCTTTCTAAATAGCTGCAATTTTGCCGGTTATACCATTCAAACTGTAAGTCTGAATGAAGATCATGTCAATCCGATCTATAAAATAGAAGCTTCTCTGCCAAAGTTAACCGGTCATAACGACTCCATTGTTCAGCAAAAAATAAATGAAGCAGTTGCCTATTATATCCAGTCTCAGATTTTGCAGTTTAAGGAAGATATCAAAATATCACAATCAAACCCGGAACGCAAAGATAAAACCGGTAAAGCCGGAGAGCTGAATATTGAAACTAAAATTGGACTGAAACAAAAAAATCTGGTGTCCATAAAAGTAACTACTTTCTATCGGAATGTAGAAGCCGCATATCCCGAATATCTTGAACACGGATTTACTTTTGATGCCCGAAATGGTGAATTATTGACATTAGATAGAATTTTCCATTCGGAATCTGACTATCTGAATAAACTTTCTGAGTATATAAAACCAAGGATTGCGGAACAAAAAAAAGCATCCGGTTTTCCTGTTGACAGCTTAATGCTCGCAGAAGCTACATTGCCAAACTCAAAAAACTTTAACAACTTTCTTATCTACCAGGACAGAATCACTTTTTTCTTTCCCTATTATCTGATCAGCACGCAAAAACAATCGGATGTTTGGATAGAAATTCCTTATAAAGAAATCAAACCTCTGATTTTGAAACAGTATCGTTGGTAA
- a CDS encoding ATP-binding cassette domain-containing protein: MPNLSPKGKEVILLSDAIIYQNQNPVLNNVNLSITEGEFVYLIGRTGTGKSSLLKTLYADLPLKTGTGIIAGFDLKRSNWRTVPYLRRKLGIVFQDFQLLMDRNVDDNLRFTLEATDWRDEKEIDERIKIVLLNVGIIQKRYAMPYQLSGGEQQRVVIARALLNNPELILADEPTGNLDPQTSEEIIRLLYSINQVAKTTVLIGTHDLVTLNKFPSRIITCKDGKLLEGNFMT; the protein is encoded by the coding sequence TTGCCAAATCTTTCCCCAAAGGGCAAAGAGGTAATCCTGTTGAGCGATGCCATCATTTATCAAAATCAGAACCCGGTTTTGAACAATGTCAACCTCAGCATCACAGAAGGTGAATTTGTTTACCTCATTGGCAGGACAGGAACCGGTAAAAGCAGTTTGCTAAAAACCCTGTATGCCGATTTGCCCTTAAAAACAGGAACCGGTATAATAGCGGGCTTCGACCTCAAACGTTCCAATTGGAGAACAGTGCCTTATTTAAGAAGAAAATTGGGCATTGTTTTTCAGGATTTTCAATTACTCATGGACAGAAATGTGGACGATAACCTTCGATTTACCTTAGAAGCAACTGACTGGAGAGACGAAAAAGAGATTGACGAGCGAATTAAAATTGTGTTGTTGAATGTAGGCATCATTCAAAAACGATATGCCATGCCTTATCAGTTATCCGGAGGTGAACAACAAAGAGTGGTAATTGCACGAGCCTTGCTCAACAACCCCGAACTTATCCTTGCAGACGAACCAACCGGAAATCTCGACCCGCAAACGTCGGAGGAAATTATACGGCTGCTGTATAGTATAAATCAAGTGGCAAAAACTACCGTATTAATAGGAACTCACGATTTAGTTACTTTAAACAAGTTCCCTTCCCGTATAATTACCTGTAAAGACGGCAAACTGCTCGAAGGTAATTTTATGACCTGA
- a CDS encoding sigma-70 family RNA polymerase sigma factor encodes MTEQELQELVKALQNGNEQVLDQIFLSSYPVCKVQLTKLTQSEADAEDLFMESFWVLRNQLLQGKIQSATNLNGYIFTIARNLWLKLQQKEQKMVKASVDEKDVAEFLTKITNQSDEEEEFEFEGATDKEQNIQAIIRAFGNLGEQCKKLLEGYLINNIPLKDLQISLGYNNYDTIRAAKYQCKKTLIDKFNKIRNRH; translated from the coding sequence ATGACTGAACAAGAGTTACAAGAATTGGTAAAAGCATTGCAAAATGGAAACGAGCAGGTTTTAGATCAGATTTTTTTGAGTTCATATCCTGTTTGCAAAGTTCAGCTAACCAAACTAACTCAGTCGGAAGCCGATGCCGAAGACTTGTTTATGGAATCTTTTTGGGTGTTACGAAACCAATTATTACAAGGGAAAATCCAAAGTGCAACCAATCTGAATGGATATATTTTTACAATTGCCCGGAATCTTTGGTTGAAACTCCAACAAAAAGAACAAAAAATGGTAAAAGCTTCGGTTGATGAAAAAGATGTTGCCGAATTTTTAACCAAGATAACCAATCAATCGGACGAAGAGGAAGAATTTGAATTTGAAGGAGCTACGGATAAGGAACAAAACATTCAGGCGATAATCCGGGCATTTGGAAATTTGGGAGAACAATGTAAAAAATTGCTCGAAGGTTATTTAATCAACAATATACCCTTGAAGGATTTGCAAATTTCATTGGGTTATAACAATTATGACACTATCAGAGCAGCAAAATATCAATGTAAAAAGACGTTGATTGATAAATTCAACAAAATCAGAAACCGCCATTAA
- the trmD gene encoding tRNA (guanosine(37)-N1)-methyltransferase TrmD, whose translation MQIDIITVLPELLESPFQHSILKRAETKGLITIKTHQLRDYAINQYGQVDDYQYGGGAGMVMMIEPIDRCIQSLKAQKHYDEVIYLSPDGELLTQKIANRLSLCNNIILLCGHYKGVDERVREHLITKEISIGDYVLSGGELAAAVLVDSIGRLIPGVLNNETSALEDSFQDDLVAPPVYTRPPDYNNWRVPEVLLSGHEANIKQWRFQESLIRTKIRRPEMFKKWNEQT comes from the coding sequence ATGCAGATTGATATTATTACGGTATTACCCGAACTTTTAGAGAGCCCGTTTCAACATTCTATCTTAAAACGTGCCGAAACAAAGGGATTGATAACCATTAAAACACATCAATTGCGCGATTATGCCATCAACCAGTACGGACAGGTTGACGATTATCAATATGGCGGAGGGGCAGGAATGGTCATGATGATAGAACCGATTGACCGTTGTATCCAATCTTTAAAAGCGCAAAAGCACTACGATGAAGTCATTTATCTAAGCCCCGACGGAGAACTGCTTACCCAAAAAATCGCAAACCGGTTATCGCTTTGCAACAACATTATATTATTGTGTGGTCATTACAAAGGGGTGGATGAACGGGTAAGAGAACATTTGATTACAAAAGAAATTTCTATTGGTGATTATGTGCTTTCAGGCGGAGAATTAGCAGCAGCAGTTTTGGTGGACAGTATTGGACGATTGATTCCGGGGGTATTAAACAATGAAACCTCGGCATTGGAAGATTCTTTTCAGGACGATTTAGTAGCTCCTCCCGTTTATACCCGTCCGCCGGATTATAATAATTGGCGGGTGCCTGAAGTTTTATTGTCAGGGCACGAAGCAAACATCAAACAATGGAGGTTTCAGGAATCTCTTATCAGAACAAAGATTCGCCGTCCGGAAATGTTCAAAAAGTGGAACGAGCAAACTTAG
- a CDS encoding polyphosphate kinase — MKTYDLDKISTLPPKELNKEDIKQEAIELQEELADLQNMMFAEGKWAVLVVLQGPDASGKTGAVKAFTEVHPMGINVRSFKKPSSEELSHDYLWRVHQKTPAKGLIHIFDRSHYEDVLITRVNGWIDDETAHQRFRHINDFERLLKDCGTIVLKFYLHVQEEERQKRFFERLTEPKKNWKYSPEDLVIFNQWPEYKKAYENVLAHCGEDNPWTIVPSDKNWYKEYLIAKTTVEAMRKLNMKYPKTEIDMNNPHVQELFRKFGNKKED, encoded by the coding sequence ATGAAAACTTATGATTTAGATAAAATTTCGACCTTACCGCCCAAAGAGTTGAATAAAGAAGACATAAAACAAGAAGCAATTGAACTGCAGGAAGAGCTTGCCGACCTTCAAAACATGATGTTTGCCGAAGGGAAATGGGCGGTGTTGGTCGTTTTGCAAGGCCCTGATGCAAGTGGAAAGACCGGAGCTGTTAAGGCATTTACCGAAGTACATCCGATGGGTATAAATGTGAGGAGTTTTAAAAAACCAAGTTCCGAAGAATTATCACACGATTATTTATGGCGGGTGCATCAAAAAACACCGGCAAAAGGATTGATTCATATTTTTGACCGCTCTCATTATGAAGATGTTTTGATAACGCGGGTAAATGGTTGGATAGACGATGAAACTGCTCATCAAAGGTTCCGGCACATCAACGATTTTGAAAGACTATTGAAAGATTGCGGGACAATTGTCCTTAAATTTTACCTACATGTGCAAGAAGAAGAACGGCAAAAAAGATTTTTTGAACGCCTGACCGAACCTAAAAAAAACTGGAAATACAGCCCCGAAGATTTGGTGATTTTCAATCAGTGGCCGGAATATAAAAAAGCGTATGAAAATGTACTTGCGCACTGTGGTGAAGATAATCCTTGGACAATCGTTCCCTCTGATAAAAATTGGTATAAAGAGTATTTAATTGCCAAAACTACGGTAGAAGCCATGCGAAAACTCAATATGAAATACCCCAAAACAGAAATTGACATGAACAATCCGCATGTTCAGGAATTGTTCAGAAAATTTGGCAATAAAAAAGAGGATTAA
- a CDS encoding long-chain fatty acid--CoA ligase: protein MQNFTRLFDIPYYQLEKFPLEKSIGGKTNGSWHHYSTSELISQINKVSLGLLKLGLKPGDKIAMMSFSNRPEWNIMDMGMQQIGVINVPVYPTISPREYEYIFNDAEVKYSFVDGEVLVRKVRTAQPQVPSLIDIYSFNKVDQVKNWEEIFEEGDLSEVESIKAGIKPEDMATIIYTSGTTGNPKGVMLSHQNIISNIKSSIQYIPLEAGNQALSFLPLCHIFERMVSYGYQTIGVTITYAENVEKLGENLLEVKPHFFTTVPRLLEKVYEKIYHKGHALTGVKKKLFFWALSLADHYEYDQQLGFFEKIQWAIADKLIFSKWRDALGGNVKGIITGSAACPVKMARVFSAAGIPIREGYGLTETSPALTISRFTKHGALLGTVGPAVEGVSLKIAADGEILAKGPNIMMGYYNKPEATAEVIDSDGWFHTGDIGEMVKGNHGYEFLKITDRKKELLKTSGGKYVAPNPIETMFKQDFLIEQIMVVGEGKKFVSALIVPAFPSLKEWAKEHHVEAASNKELLLHPKVKEKFEQTVQNYNAYFSHIEQIKKFTLLTDEWTIDTGELTPTMKLKRRAIMQKFANEIENMYAES, encoded by the coding sequence ATGCAAAACTTTACCCGTCTTTTTGATATTCCTTATTACCAACTGGAAAAATTCCCTTTAGAAAAAAGTATCGGTGGAAAAACAAACGGAAGTTGGCATCATTACAGCACTTCAGAACTGATAAGTCAGATTAATAAAGTCAGCCTTGGCTTGTTGAAACTGGGGTTAAAGCCCGGAGACAAAATCGCCATGATGTCGTTTTCCAATCGTCCAGAGTGGAACATCATGGATATGGGAATGCAACAAATCGGGGTAATCAATGTTCCGGTCTATCCCACTATCAGCCCTCGTGAATATGAATATATTTTTAACGATGCGGAGGTTAAATACAGCTTTGTTGATGGAGAGGTATTGGTCAGAAAAGTAAGAACTGCACAGCCACAGGTTCCTTCCTTAATAGATATTTATTCCTTCAATAAAGTAGATCAGGTAAAAAATTGGGAAGAAATATTTGAGGAAGGAGATTTGTCGGAAGTTGAGTCCATTAAGGCGGGAATAAAGCCCGAAGATATGGCGACAATCATTTACACTTCCGGCACAACGGGCAATCCAAAGGGGGTCATGTTGTCGCATCAGAATATTATCAGCAATATCAAGTCGAGTATTCAGTATATTCCCTTAGAAGCCGGAAATCAGGCATTGAGCTTTTTACCGCTCTGTCATATTTTTGAGCGCATGGTGTCTTATGGTTATCAAACAATTGGCGTAACCATTACTTATGCTGAAAACGTTGAAAAATTGGGTGAAAATCTGTTAGAAGTCAAACCCCATTTTTTTACCACAGTACCCCGATTGCTCGAAAAAGTCTATGAAAAAATATATCACAAAGGACATGCGCTTACCGGGGTTAAAAAGAAATTGTTTTTCTGGGCATTAAGCCTCGCCGATCATTACGAATACGATCAGCAGTTGGGATTTTTTGAGAAAATTCAATGGGCGATTGCCGACAAACTGATATTCAGCAAATGGCGTGATGCCTTAGGCGGAAATGTAAAAGGCATCATTACCGGTTCGGCGGCATGTCCGGTTAAAATGGCGAGGGTATTTTCTGCCGCCGGCATCCCTATCCGCGAAGGTTATGGTTTAACCGAAACCTCCCCGGCATTAACCATCAGCCGTTTCACCAAACACGGAGCCTTGTTAGGCACGGTTGGCCCTGCTGTTGAAGGGGTAAGTTTGAAAATTGCTGCCGATGGTGAAATCCTTGCCAAAGGCCCCAATATTATGATGGGATATTACAATAAACCCGAAGCCACAGCCGAAGTGATAGACTCAGACGGCTGGTTTCACACCGGCGACATCGGAGAAATGGTAAAAGGCAATCATGGATATGAATTTTTAAAAATTACCGACCGCAAAAAAGAATTGCTCAAAACATCGGGGGGTAAATATGTCGCACCCAATCCGATTGAAACCATGTTTAAGCAGGATTTTTTGATTGAGCAAATTATGGTGGTAGGCGAAGGTAAAAAGTTTGTCTCCGCTTTAATTGTTCCTGCCTTCCCTTCACTCAAAGAATGGGCAAAAGAACATCATGTTGAAGCAGCATCCAATAAAGAATTGCTCTTACATCCAAAGGTGAAAGAAAAATTTGAGCAAACGGTTCAAAACTATAATGCCTATTTCAGCCATATCGAGCAAATCAAAAAGTTTACGCTTCTCACCGATGAATGGACAATAGACACCGGAGAACTAACCCCTACCATGAAACTGAAACGAAGGGCAATCATGCAGAAATTTGCCAACGAAATTGAAAACATGTATGCCGAATCCTAA
- a CDS encoding TonB-dependent receptor: MKAFLHAFLTLLISAQFLYGQEAIVKGTISDEQTGETLIGASIQNGQAGRGTTTDLNGQYELKLEPGKHTIKFSYVGYREVSKQITLSPNSVIILDIALGERKTDLDAIVVSASQYQKRLAEETVSIDVIKNYVVENTNVRDLAEAVVKVPGVNVIDGQASVRGGSGYAYGTGTRVQVLVDDMPLVTGDYGEVRWDFIPMENAEQIEVLKGAASVVYGSSALNGVINVRTGFAKSKPETKLTLYQGIYFNPRNKRAKWWNSVEQPNFTGLFFSHREKKGQWDFVTGINGSLMESYQREGDTKQIRINFKSRYRHPQNDGLTLGVNANTMLQKYGRFFIWQNADSAAFFAFGGEAYDRYSLINVDPYLNYISPKGLTHRVKTRYYRVTRYNARMEPTTVSNTMFGEYQLQKNFQFGLVVTGGIVGNYFNGFSSIYKDEDLVINTYGFAGYLQAEQKIKKLSIVGGLRYETNTVDVLLDTLQTNTPVVFRFGLNYELAKSTFLRASFGQGYRSPNLVERFIQEDLEGLLNIFPNPELLPEQGWNAELGIKQGLKLGDWQGTFDAVLFWTEYQNMTEFVLTNVDGKIGFQTQNSGNTRIAGWELGLNGEGKFAGLPLRLWGGYTFNYPGDLESDTLQRRIGPYLSNLFQSVGGVDSLQNSILRYRFRNTARFDIETDLKRFTIGYSCSYNSFMDKIDNVFNIFIQGLEEFRAKHDNGIWVSDARLAYKIDDHSTVALIGKNIFNLEYALRPGLMDAPANITLQYKIKL, encoded by the coding sequence ATGAAGGCTTTTTTACACGCTTTTCTAACCCTTCTAATATCTGCTCAATTTTTATACGGACAAGAAGCTATCGTTAAAGGCACTATATCAGACGAGCAAACCGGAGAAACACTGATTGGTGCCAGCATTCAAAATGGACAAGCCGGCAGAGGAACTACAACCGACCTGAACGGACAGTATGAACTGAAACTTGAACCGGGTAAACACACCATCAAATTCAGCTATGTCGGGTATAGAGAAGTATCCAAACAAATTACCCTGTCCCCTAATTCTGTCATTATCTTAGACATAGCATTAGGAGAACGCAAAACAGATCTCGATGCAATCGTAGTCAGTGCGAGTCAATATCAGAAAAGGCTTGCAGAAGAGACCGTTTCTATAGATGTAATTAAAAACTACGTAGTCGAAAATACAAATGTCCGCGATTTAGCAGAAGCTGTCGTAAAAGTGCCCGGGGTCAATGTAATTGACGGGCAGGCAAGTGTACGGGGAGGTAGCGGCTATGCTTACGGAACCGGAACAAGAGTTCAGGTTTTAGTGGATGATATGCCTTTAGTAACCGGAGATTACGGTGAAGTGAGATGGGATTTTATCCCCATGGAAAATGCCGAACAAATAGAAGTATTAAAAGGTGCTGCATCCGTAGTTTATGGTTCATCTGCCTTGAATGGGGTCATCAATGTTCGAACGGGTTTTGCCAAATCAAAACCTGAAACAAAACTTACTTTGTATCAGGGGATTTACTTTAACCCAAGAAACAAAAGAGCCAAATGGTGGAATTCAGTGGAGCAGCCCAATTTTACCGGCTTGTTTTTTTCGCACAGGGAGAAAAAAGGACAATGGGATTTTGTTACCGGCATTAACGGCAGCCTGATGGAAAGTTATCAACGGGAAGGCGACACCAAACAAATCCGGATCAACTTCAAATCGAGATATCGCCATCCCCAAAATGATGGATTAACACTTGGGGTTAATGCGAATACCATGTTACAGAAATATGGCCGCTTTTTTATCTGGCAAAATGCGGACTCCGCAGCCTTCTTTGCTTTTGGGGGTGAGGCTTACGACCGTTATTCCTTGATAAATGTGGATCCTTATCTCAATTATATATCCCCGAAAGGATTGACTCATCGCGTAAAAACGAGGTATTACCGCGTTACGCGGTACAATGCAAGAATGGAACCGACAACAGTTTCTAATACCATGTTTGGCGAGTATCAGTTGCAGAAAAATTTTCAGTTTGGTCTTGTCGTTACCGGAGGAATTGTAGGAAACTATTTTAACGGGTTCAGCAGTATTTACAAAGATGAAGATTTGGTCATCAACACCTATGGTTTTGCCGGATATCTTCAGGCGGAACAGAAAATAAAAAAACTCAGCATTGTGGGTGGATTGCGATATGAGACCAATACGGTGGATGTTTTGTTAGACACACTTCAGACCAATACTCCCGTTGTTTTCAGGTTTGGATTGAATTATGAACTGGCTAAATCTACTTTTCTGAGGGCTTCATTCGGACAGGGTTACCGCTCTCCTAATTTGGTCGAAAGATTCATTCAGGAAGATTTGGAAGGATTGCTGAATATTTTTCCAAATCCGGAATTATTGCCCGAACAAGGATGGAATGCTGAGTTGGGAATAAAACAAGGGCTTAAACTCGGCGACTGGCAAGGAACGTTTGATGCTGTTTTGTTTTGGACCGAATATCAGAATATGACGGAGTTTGTACTTACCAATGTAGATGGAAAAATTGGTTTTCAAACACAAAACTCAGGAAATACCCGCATTGCCGGCTGGGAACTGGGGTTAAACGGAGAAGGAAAATTTGCCGGCTTACCCCTAAGATTATGGGGAGGATATACCTTTAATTATCCCGGTGATTTGGAATCAGATACTTTACAACGGAGAATAGGCCCCTATTTAAGCAATCTTTTTCAGAGTGTCGGTGGAGTCGATTCCTTGCAAAACAGCATTCTGCGCTATCGTTTCAGAAATACGGCAAGGTTTGATATTGAAACTGATTTAAAAAGATTTACCATTGGTTACAGTTGTTCTTACAACAGTTTTATGGATAAGATTGACAACGTGTTCAATATTTTTATTCAGGGGCTTGAAGAATTCAGGGCAAAACATGATAATGGTATCTGGGTGTCGGATGCCCGGTTGGCTTACAAAATAGATGATCATTCCACGGTTGCCCTGATTGGAAAGAATATTTTTAATCTGGAATATGCTTTGCGTCCCGGATTGATGGATGCCCCTGCCAATATTACCCTGCAATACAAGATTAAGTTGTAA
- a CDS encoding phosphatase PAP2 family protein, with the protein MFENLIYLDYYLFSLMNGQWHCAILDVIVPVWRSQYFWAPLYLFFLTFLLHNYSLKTTAVIVIFLVLTVVVSDQISAGVIKSLLPRMRPCKVPQLIESIRLLVPCGSGKSFVSAHATNHFAVAVLIGNLLKPEFPRLLLILLIWAATIAYGQVYVGVHFPSDVICGAFLGMIIGYLTLRMAKFYISYQKIALFPS; encoded by the coding sequence ATGTTTGAAAATCTGATTTATCTTGATTATTATTTGTTCAGTTTAATGAATGGGCAATGGCATTGTGCTATTCTCGATGTAATCGTTCCTGTTTGGAGAAGCCAATATTTTTGGGCACCACTTTACCTGTTTTTTCTTACCTTTTTATTGCATAATTATTCCCTGAAAACAACCGCGGTAATCGTTATTTTTCTGGTATTAACCGTGGTTGTCAGCGATCAGATAAGCGCAGGAGTTATAAAATCACTATTGCCACGAATGCGACCATGTAAAGTACCCCAGCTTATCGAAAGCATCCGTTTGTTGGTGCCCTGTGGTAGTGGTAAAAGTTTTGTATCTGCCCATGCCACCAATCATTTTGCTGTCGCAGTTTTAATAGGCAACCTGCTAAAGCCTGAATTTCCGCGCTTGCTACTTATACTTTTAATATGGGCTGCAACCATAGCTTATGGCCAGGTTTATGTAGGTGTTCACTTCCCTTCGGATGTGATTTGTGGGGCATTTTTGGGAATGATTATTGGATATTTAACCTTGCGTATGGCGAAGTTTTATATTTCATATCAAAAAATAGCGTTGTTTCCTTCCTGA
- a CDS encoding Crp/Fnr family transcriptional regulator: protein MILVPPEILEKYGAKLTEYEKDTVIFSEGTVAYNYYQVSNGLVKMTNYGDGSDFIQGLFAEGESFGEPALFGDFPYPASAISVSPVKLWVLRKHHFIDLLKDHFDIFYQLTRILSLRLQYKSFMLKTITCEDPDERIISVLDYFKHKMTKHASSGKMFANPLPLTRQQIADLTGLRVETVIRKIKHMETKGNFKIIKRKIYFVS, encoded by the coding sequence ATGATATTAGTTCCCCCTGAAATTTTAGAAAAATATGGAGCAAAGCTAACCGAATACGAAAAAGATACGGTCATTTTTTCAGAAGGCACTGTCGCTTATAATTATTATCAAGTGAGCAATGGTTTGGTGAAAATGACAAATTATGGGGATGGGAGTGATTTTATACAAGGTTTGTTTGCTGAAGGTGAAAGTTTTGGCGAACCTGCTTTGTTCGGAGATTTCCCCTATCCTGCTTCAGCAATATCTGTTTCTCCGGTAAAACTATGGGTGCTGCGCAAACATCATTTTATTGACTTACTCAAAGACCATTTTGATATTTTTTATCAACTAACCCGGATCTTGAGTTTAAGACTGCAATACAAATCTTTTATGCTTAAAACGATTACCTGTGAAGATCCGGACGAAAGAATAATTTCCGTTTTAGATTATTTTAAACATAAGATGACTAAACATGCCTCGAGTGGTAAAATGTTTGCCAATCCCCTGCCACTGACAAGACAACAAATTGCAGATTTAACCGGACTGCGAGTTGAAACAGTTATCCGAAAGATTAAACACATGGAAACCAAAGGAAACTTTAAAATCATCAAACGAAAAATTTATTTCGTTTCGTAA
- a CDS encoding GNAT family N-acetyltransferase codes for MAISVKSCTGNQVEEYLNDLAFWRITVFREFPYLYEGDIDYERQYLQTFFKAPDSILVIAFDDGKVIGASTALPLKHETANVIEPFLTSQYRIDKMFYYGESVLSKPYRGKGIGKAFFNHRASKAVAYGAEYTCFCSVIRPENHPLRPHSYLPLDSFWQQEGFVKHPELICKMSWKDLDEQQETEKSLVFWVKKLESRKDL; via the coding sequence ATGGCAATTTCTGTGAAATCCTGTACCGGAAATCAGGTGGAGGAGTACCTTAATGATTTAGCCTTTTGGCGGATAACCGTATTCAGGGAGTTTCCTTATTTATATGAAGGCGATATTGATTACGAGCGACAATATTTGCAGACTTTTTTTAAAGCGCCGGATTCCATTTTGGTAATTGCTTTTGATGACGGTAAAGTTATCGGAGCATCCACCGCATTGCCTTTGAAACATGAAACTGCCAATGTAATTGAGCCATTTTTAACCTCTCAATACCGCATTGACAAAATGTTTTATTACGGAGAGTCCGTACTTTCAAAACCTTACCGGGGAAAGGGAATCGGAAAAGCATTTTTTAATCACAGAGCTTCTAAAGCAGTTGCTTATGGTGCAGAATACACTTGCTTTTGTTCGGTAATCAGACCTGAAAATCACCCGCTTCGCCCGCATAGTTACCTGCCATTAGATAGTTTTTGGCAACAAGAGGGATTTGTAAAACATCCGGAACTTATCTGTAAAATGAGTTGGAAAGACCTTGATGAGCAACAGGAAACTGAAAAATCGCTGGTTTTTTGGGTAAAAAAACTGGAGAGCCGGAAAGACTTATAA